In a genomic window of Pedobacter sp. KBS0701:
- the murC gene encoding UDP-N-acetylmuramate--L-alanine ligase translates to MELSKINRVFFVGIGGIGMSALARYFAKRGQVVCGYDKTCTKLTETLEQEGILITYLDETTSLPEEFSDNQDDTLVVYTPAIPKDSKILNHFINKGFALKKRSEVLGIISKGMFCIAVAGTHGKTTTSSIVAHILKDTGYDCTAFLGGITSNYNSNVLFGDNNVVVVEADEYDRSFLTLHPDVAVVTSMDADHLDIYGDKSQLEESFRLFAGQLKAEGTLYAHEGLPLENSISYAASPTATAKAENLRVEGSKFVFDYADTTQRIKDISLMIPGKHNVENTTVAIAIALQLGIDVEKVKQAVANFKGVKRRFEYIVNSGTQIYIDDYAHHPEELKACFDAVRQLYPDKKLTVIFQPHLFTRTRDFADEFAKVLSTADELLLLEIYPARELPLEGINAQFLLDKITLADKRVCGKDFVVQHVKDTKPELILTVGAGDIDTIIEPLKKNILNNA, encoded by the coding sequence ATGGAACTAAGTAAAATAAATAGGGTTTTCTTTGTAGGTATCGGTGGTATCGGCATGAGTGCGCTTGCCCGTTATTTTGCTAAACGCGGACAGGTGGTTTGTGGTTACGATAAAACATGTACCAAGCTGACCGAAACTTTGGAACAGGAAGGAATTTTGATTACCTATCTTGATGAAACCACTTCATTGCCTGAGGAATTTTCGGATAATCAGGATGACACCCTTGTAGTTTATACACCCGCAATTCCGAAAGATTCGAAAATTTTAAACCATTTTATTAATAAAGGTTTTGCACTTAAAAAGCGTTCAGAGGTTTTGGGTATCATCAGCAAGGGCATGTTCTGTATTGCGGTTGCGGGTACGCATGGTAAAACCACCACATCGTCTATTGTAGCGCATATTCTAAAGGATACTGGTTACGATTGTACGGCATTTTTGGGTGGTATAACCAGTAATTACAACAGCAATGTACTTTTTGGCGATAACAATGTGGTGGTAGTAGAAGCCGATGAATATGACCGTTCTTTCCTGACATTGCATCCTGATGTAGCCGTGGTGACCTCGATGGATGCTGATCATTTGGACATCTACGGAGATAAAAGTCAACTCGAAGAATCTTTCAGGTTATTTGCCGGGCAGCTGAAGGCCGAAGGTACACTTTATGCACATGAAGGATTGCCTTTGGAAAATAGCATCAGTTATGCTGCAAGTCCAACTGCTACGGCAAAAGCAGAAAATTTAAGGGTAGAAGGCTCGAAATTTGTTTTCGATTATGCAGATACCACGCAACGCATAAAAGATATCAGCTTGATGATTCCCGGTAAACATAATGTAGAAAATACAACCGTTGCCATTGCCATTGCTTTGCAATTGGGTATTGATGTGGAAAAGGTGAAACAGGCTGTTGCAAACTTTAAAGGGGTGAAACGCCGTTTCGAATATATTGTAAACAGTGGGACTCAGATTTATATTGATGACTATGCACATCACCCTGAAGAACTGAAAGCCTGTTTTGATGCGGTGAGACAATTGTATCCCGATAAAAAACTAACAGTAATTTTTCAACCGCACCTGTTTACCCGTACGAGGGATTTTGCAGATGAATTTGCAAAAGTTTTAAGCACCGCTGACGAACTGCTGCTGTTGGAAATTTATCCGGCAAGAGAATTGCCCCTTGAAGGCATTAACGCACAGTTTTTATTGGATAAAATCACTTTGGCAGATAAAAGAGTATGTGGAAAAGATTTTGTGGTTCAGCATGTTAAGGACACAAAACCGGAATTAATTTTAACAGTAGGAGCGGGCGATATCGATACCATTATAGAACCCTTAAAAAAAAATATATTGAACAATGCTTAA
- a CDS encoding cell division protein FtsQ/DivIB: MLKRINWSAIFTGFAWLISLAGVVVLLSFINVKKQTVKCTDIKILIPGADNFIEREEIDAILKEDQGVLLGRNLENINIHKIEKKLQSNPYIGFAKVYIDMDGVLHIEVKQRQPILRIFNENGQDFYIDNDGLKMPISSNFTANVLVATGHITEVFGSRIDTLHTQLARDLYKTAQYIKKDTLWDSQIEQIVVDQKNDIELIPRVGNQRIILGNADSLEKKMKNLLLFYKKAMPQVGWDTYKTINIKYTNQIVCEKRDSTALGKKAKTISAADSLRIQRNVTDSLIRNTISTVMDDRPEADQPEEVAPKKPEPKKVEARKEEPKKTEIKKVTPRKVEPVKTEVKKPVVVAAVKPKETKPADKKEKPKQTGATQPKTAKSEAQLKKEKEAREKEIRALEKQYKTQQN, translated from the coding sequence ATGCTTAAACGGATAAACTGGAGCGCAATTTTTACTGGCTTTGCCTGGCTGATCAGTCTGGCAGGGGTGGTTGTGCTTTTGAGTTTTATCAATGTGAAAAAGCAAACTGTTAAATGTACAGATATTAAAATCCTGATTCCTGGAGCAGATAATTTTATTGAGCGCGAAGAGATCGATGCTATTTTAAAAGAAGATCAAGGTGTGCTTTTAGGGCGTAACCTCGAAAATATCAATATTCATAAAATTGAGAAAAAACTGCAGTCTAACCCTTATATCGGTTTTGCTAAAGTGTATATAGATATGGATGGGGTGCTGCACATCGAAGTAAAACAGCGTCAGCCTATCCTTCGCATATTTAACGAGAATGGACAGGATTTTTACATTGATAATGATGGATTGAAAATGCCTATTTCATCAAATTTCACTGCCAATGTGCTGGTGGCAACGGGACATATTACCGAGGTTTTTGGCAGTAGAATCGATACCCTGCATACACAATTGGCGAGAGATTTATATAAAACTGCACAGTACATTAAAAAAGATACGCTTTGGGATTCTCAGATCGAACAGATTGTGGTTGATCAGAAAAACGATATCGAACTGATCCCGAGAGTAGGTAATCAGCGGATTATTTTAGGTAATGCTGATTCTCTTGAAAAGAAAATGAAAAACCTGTTGTTGTTTTATAAAAAAGCAATGCCGCAGGTAGGATGGGATACTTATAAAACGATCAACATTAAATATACCAACCAGATTGTTTGCGAAAAAAGAGATTCGACAGCATTAGGAAAAAAAGCGAAAACAATTTCGGCGGCAGATAGTTTGAGGATACAGCGGAACGTAACCGATTCACTGATCAGAAATACCATCAGCACGGTAATGGACGATCGACCTGAAGCCGATCAGCCAGAAGAGGTAGCGCCTAAAAAGCCTGAACCTAAAAAGGTGGAAGCCAGGAAAGAAGAGCCAAAGAAAACAGAAATAAAAAAGGTAACGCCTAGAAAGGTTGAACCAGTAAAAACAGAAGTAAAAAAGCCGGTAGTTGTAGCGGCTGTTAAACCAAAGGAAACAAAACCAGCGGATAAAAAAGAGAAACCGAAGCAAACCGGAGCAACGCAGCCAAAGACGGCAAAATCTGAGGCTCAGTTGAAAAAAGAAAAAGAAGCAAGAGAAAAAGAAATCAGAGCCCTAGAAAAACAGTATAAAACTCAGCAAAATTAA
- a CDS encoding DUF2268 domain-containing putative Zn-dependent protease (predicted Zn-dependent protease with a strongly conserved HExxH motif), producing the protein MFKHVFLGLLLFFSHVAAHAQFRYAKIADSLYAVKIYDQAAHYYLLSGEASEFSRAKQGAFYNAACCFALYGKADSAMLLLKQSIQLGNDNVAHISKDTDLNSLHQRADWQKLIAGLHPRIKSTNDPTKARLITTDVRNFWDAYDRAQKDTANRLNIYRKYYIQPGTPGLQDYFTYKVFDLKYFVMGHDKRPNFYAAIRKNTYAVEQQKPQMISSFVKLKALYAKASFPDVYFVIGDFSSGGTSSDNGLLIGLDQGVRTPDIPTNELNLWQRNNFNNLVDLPHLIAHELIHFNQGGMAGDTTLLRAVLAEGMADFLGELISGKTANERLHVWARGKEKQIWSDFEKEMYLNRAKNWIANSDQETADKPADLGYWVGYQICKAYYNQAADKKQAVADMLNVKDYKAFYDNSGASRMFK; encoded by the coding sequence ATGTTTAAGCACGTTTTTTTAGGTCTCCTGTTGTTTTTTTCTCATGTAGCTGCACATGCTCAGTTTCGTTATGCTAAAATAGCCGACAGTTTATATGCTGTTAAAATTTATGATCAGGCAGCGCATTATTACCTGCTTTCTGGAGAGGCCAGTGAATTTTCCCGTGCAAAACAAGGGGCCTTTTATAATGCTGCCTGTTGTTTTGCCCTATATGGCAAGGCCGATAGCGCAATGCTATTGCTGAAACAATCCATTCAACTTGGGAACGATAATGTGGCGCATATCAGTAAGGATACCGATCTTAACTCGTTGCACCAACGCGCCGACTGGCAGAAACTCATTGCAGGTTTGCATCCACGTATTAAAAGCACTAACGATCCGACAAAAGCACGGTTAATTACTACCGACGTACGCAATTTCTGGGATGCTTATGACCGTGCTCAGAAAGATACGGCCAACCGTTTAAACATTTACCGCAAATATTACATCCAACCCGGAACGCCCGGTTTACAGGATTATTTTACTTACAAGGTATTTGACCTGAAATACTTTGTTATGGGGCATGATAAGCGCCCTAATTTTTATGCCGCCATCCGCAAAAATACTTATGCTGTAGAGCAACAGAAGCCACAGATGATAAGCAGCTTTGTAAAGCTTAAAGCACTATATGCCAAAGCTTCGTTTCCTGATGTTTATTTTGTTATCGGTGATTTCTCTTCAGGTGGTACCTCTTCAGATAATGGCTTGCTCATAGGTCTAGATCAAGGTGTGCGTACACCCGATATCCCTACCAACGAACTAAACTTATGGCAACGCAACAATTTCAACAACCTGGTTGATTTGCCGCATCTTATTGCGCACGAGCTGATCCATTTTAATCAGGGCGGCATGGCTGGCGATACAACCTTATTACGTGCTGTTTTAGCTGAAGGCATGGCCGATTTCCTGGGCGAACTGATCTCTGGTAAAACGGCTAACGAACGACTGCATGTTTGGGCCAGGGGTAAGGAAAAACAGATTTGGAGCGATTTTGAAAAAGAAATGTATCTGAACAGGGCCAAAAACTGGATAGCCAACTCTGATCAGGAAACTGCCGACAAACCTGCTGATCTGGGGTATTGGGTAGGTTACCAGATCTGCAAAGCTTATTATAACCAGGCTGCAGATAAAAAACAGGCCGTGGCGGATATGCTTAACGTTAAAGATTACAAGGCATTTTATGATAATAGTGGCGCAAGCCGGATGTTTAAATGA
- a CDS encoding helix-turn-helix domain-containing protein — protein sequence MQYNKAESKDVGYILNVLSSVHTVDQKLKEEFEKHLLRLRIKKDQILFNENEVCEYIYFIVRGALMGCTTHNKQKITTYISIENDFVSSISGLHGSDHSQEYVIAVEDTDLLAIHNNELNRLFTYHFGLNYIFRVVLEKYYKAAQQRSHIIRVGNAKERYLYFAKTNPGYLNRLPLDLVASLLNVKTSTLLSIRKNSSKPKEGNVDLAEFGQKLERYVNDHQLFRQKNIRLHSLAQKVGIGSHKLSVVLNSYFNKSFIDYINQYRVNWIKDSIRNPEIMQNFTLEALAYSAGFSSRSAFYNSFKKLVGMSPLEYSRNIGEEIL from the coding sequence TTGCAATACAACAAGGCAGAAAGTAAGGATGTAGGTTATATATTGAATGTGCTCAGTAGCGTACATACAGTAGATCAAAAATTGAAAGAAGAATTTGAGAAACATCTTTTAAGGCTCAGGATTAAAAAGGATCAGATACTCTTCAATGAGAACGAGGTATGCGAATACATATACTTTATTGTTAGAGGCGCTTTAATGGGATGCACCACGCATAATAAACAAAAAATAACTACCTATATTTCAATTGAAAATGATTTTGTAAGTTCTATATCGGGGCTTCATGGATCTGATCATTCTCAGGAATACGTAATCGCTGTTGAAGATACAGATTTGCTGGCCATCCACAATAATGAACTCAATCGTCTTTTTACATACCATTTCGGGCTCAATTATATCTTTAGAGTTGTTTTAGAGAAATATTATAAAGCTGCTCAACAAAGGTCACATATTATCCGTGTTGGAAACGCAAAGGAAAGATACCTGTATTTTGCAAAAACCAATCCGGGTTATTTAAACCGACTGCCCTTAGATCTGGTAGCTTCATTGTTAAATGTTAAAACTTCAACACTATTGTCCATCAGGAAAAATTCTTCTAAACCCAAAGAAGGCAATGTTGATCTTGCTGAATTTGGGCAAAAACTGGAGCGTTATGTTAACGATCATCAGCTATTCAGGCAAAAGAATATCAGGCTCCATTCTCTCGCTCAAAAGGTCGGTATAGGCAGTCATAAGCTTTCTGTTGTGTTAAACAGTTATTTCAATAAAAGTTTTATTGATTATATTAATCAGTATAGGGTAAACTGGATAAAGGATAGTATCCGTAATCCAGAGATTATGCAAAATTTCACGCTGGAGGCATTGGCTTATAGTGCAGGTTTTTCATCCAGGAGTGCCTTCTATAATTCTTTTAAAAAATTAGTGGGAATGAGCCCTCTTGAGTATTCAAGAAATATTGGAGAAGAAATACTTTAG
- the dapA gene encoding 4-hydroxy-tetrahydrodipicolinate synthase has protein sequence MNKFQGTGVALVTPFNTDGSVDYDGLKNLINHLVEGGIDYLVSLGTTGETATMTKDEKKKVWAYTAEINNNRLPLVAGIGGNNTLAVAEDIKSFDASGYSAILSVSPYYNKPTQEGIYQHYKYLAEISPLDLILYNVPGRTGSNMSPETTCRLAHDFKNIIATKEASGSFDQFNQIMRDKPADFLLISGDDPVTLPMIALGAAGIISVIGNAVPKQFSDMVKLCLAGDYKAALPAHLGLIEFTRLAFAEGNPAGIKAALKHLGVCGDTVRLPLVKASAFLEKSIIAEIEKLSEVA, from the coding sequence ATGAACAAATTTCAGGGTACTGGTGTAGCGTTGGTTACACCTTTCAACACAGATGGATCAGTTGACTATGATGGTTTAAAAAACCTGATTAATCATTTGGTAGAAGGAGGGATCGATTACCTCGTTTCTTTAGGTACAACCGGCGAAACTGCTACAATGACCAAGGACGAGAAGAAGAAAGTGTGGGCCTATACTGCTGAAATTAATAACAATAGATTACCATTGGTTGCCGGCATAGGTGGCAATAACACTTTAGCTGTAGCTGAAGACATTAAATCTTTCGATGCTTCCGGTTATAGTGCAATTTTATCTGTTAGTCCTTATTACAACAAACCTACTCAGGAAGGAATTTATCAACACTATAAATATTTAGCTGAAATTTCTCCTTTAGATTTGATTTTATACAACGTACCAGGTCGTACAGGAAGCAATATGAGTCCGGAAACAACTTGCAGGCTGGCTCATGATTTTAAAAATATTATTGCTACTAAAGAAGCATCAGGAAGCTTCGATCAGTTTAACCAGATTATGAGAGATAAGCCTGCAGATTTTCTTTTAATCTCCGGAGATGATCCGGTTACTTTGCCAATGATCGCTTTGGGTGCTGCAGGCATTATCTCGGTAATCGGAAACGCTGTACCTAAGCAATTTTCTGACATGGTAAAACTTTGTTTAGCCGGCGATTACAAGGCCGCTTTGCCTGCTCATTTAGGCTTAATAGAATTTACTCGCCTGGCATTTGCAGAAGGTAATCCGGCAGGCATAAAAGCTGCATTAAAACATTTAGGTGTTTGCGGCGATACCGTAAGGTTGCCATTGGTTAAAGCATCTGCATTTTTAGAAAAATCAATAATTGCAGAAATAGAAAAGCTAAGCGAAGTTGCTTAA
- a CDS encoding GNAT family N-acetyltransferase has translation MMRAADWSEINDIYQEGIDTGTASFRTPDISWKDWDSSHLKTCRFVSLQGKEIVGWCALLPVIANYDVGGVGEIEVYVKQGYKGQGIGSALLNALIIESEKKGIWMLQAGIFLQNSASLKIYEKAGFRVVGYREKIGKAKGVWQDNLLMERRNKLIA, from the coding sequence ATGATGCGCGCTGCAGATTGGAGTGAGATAAATGACATTTATCAGGAAGGAATCGATACAGGTACCGCAAGTTTTAGAACCCCGGATATTTCATGGAAGGACTGGGATTCATCACACCTCAAGACCTGCAGATTTGTGAGTTTACAGGGTAAGGAAATTGTTGGGTGGTGTGCACTTTTGCCGGTAATCGCCAATTATGACGTTGGTGGTGTTGGAGAAATTGAAGTTTATGTTAAACAGGGCTACAAAGGCCAGGGGATAGGCTCTGCTCTATTAAATGCCCTGATTATCGAAAGTGAAAAAAAAGGAATCTGGATGCTTCAGGCAGGAATTTTCCTTCAGAATTCAGCCTCATTAAAAATTTATGAAAAAGCTGGATTCAGGGTGGTAGGCTATCGGGAAAAAATAGGTAAAGCAAAAGGTGTTTGGCAGGATAATCTCCTGATGGAAAGAAGAAATAAATTGATCGCCTAA
- the ftsA gene encoding cell division protein FtsA, translating to MDKAKFTSQSPIVVGLDIGTTKICVIVGRRTQHGKIEILGIGKAESAGVTRGVVSNIQKTVQGIAQAVEVASGQSNVEIQVVNVGIAGQHIKSLQHRGILTRRELNNEIGKKDIDKLIDDMFKLVMPPGEEIIHVLPQEFTIDNEPGIKDPIGMAGVRLEANFHIISGQVTAVKNIIKCVNNAGLQTQDLILEPLASSESVLSEEEKEAGIALVDIGGGTTDIAIFHEGIIRHTAVIPFGGNSVTEDIREGCSVMRNQAELLKTRFGSALAEENKENEIICVPGLRGREPKEISVKNLAYVIQARMEEIIEHVYYEIKSSGYEKKLIGGIVITGGGALLKHLSQAVEYVTGLDCRIGYPNEHLSKYEDMPKAIYDDLKSPMYATSVGLLIKGIQKAEELIEEMKQPGVFVEKPKTAKEKEKRGPGLFDKLLAKTRTFIQDDMNVSDEDYLKS from the coding sequence ATGGACAAGGCAAAATTTACCAGTCAGTCGCCCATTGTAGTAGGATTGGATATCGGTACTACAAAAATTTGTGTTATCGTTGGTCGTAGAACACAGCACGGTAAGATAGAAATCTTAGGAATAGGCAAGGCAGAATCGGCGGGTGTGACACGTGGAGTGGTTTCTAACATTCAAAAAACCGTACAGGGCATTGCTCAAGCAGTTGAAGTAGCAAGCGGACAATCCAATGTAGAAATACAGGTGGTAAATGTGGGTATTGCTGGTCAGCACATTAAGAGCTTACAGCACAGAGGAATTTTAACAAGAAGAGAATTAAATAACGAAATCGGTAAAAAAGACATCGATAAGTTGATCGATGATATGTTTAAACTGGTAATGCCACCGGGTGAGGAGATCATCCATGTTTTGCCGCAGGAATTTACTATCGATAACGAGCCTGGAATCAAAGATCCAATTGGTATGGCAGGGGTTCGCCTTGAAGCTAACTTCCATATCATCTCTGGTCAGGTTACAGCCGTCAAAAACATTATCAAATGTGTCAACAATGCAGGACTTCAAACTCAGGATTTGATTCTTGAGCCGTTGGCTTCTTCTGAATCGGTGTTGAGCGAGGAAGAAAAAGAAGCTGGTATTGCATTGGTTGATATTGGTGGTGGTACTACAGATATAGCCATTTTCCATGAAGGTATTATCCGTCATACTGCAGTTATCCCTTTTGGCGGCAATAGTGTTACTGAAGATATCAGAGAGGGTTGCTCAGTAATGCGCAATCAGGCTGAATTGTTAAAAACACGCTTTGGTTCGGCATTGGCTGAGGAGAATAAAGAAAACGAAATTATTTGTGTTCCCGGATTACGCGGCCGCGAACCAAAAGAAATTTCGGTTAAAAACCTGGCCTACGTCATTCAGGCACGTATGGAAGAGATTATTGAGCACGTATATTACGAGATCAAATCTTCCGGATATGAGAAAAAACTTATCGGTGGTATTGTAATTACCGGTGGCGGAGCATTATTAAAACACTTATCTCAGGCGGTTGAATATGTAACCGGTTTAGATTGCCGTATTGGTTATCCGAATGAGCATTTATCTAAGTATGAAGATATGCCTAAAGCCATTTACGACGATCTGAAAAGCCCAATGTATGCAACCAGTGTAGGTTTACTGATCAAAGGAATCCAAAAAGCAGAAGAGTTAATTGAAGAAATGAAACAGCCTGGTGTTTTTGTAGAAAAACCAAAAACAGCAAAAGAAAAAGAGAAACGCGGACCGGGTTTGTTTGATAAATTACTGGCAAAAACAAGAACTTTCATTCAGGACGACATGAATGTAAGTGATGAGGATTACTTGAAAAGTTAA
- a CDS encoding aminotransferase class I/II-fold pyridoxal phosphate-dependent enzyme: MDIFDKIAKHMGPLGQHQKWSHGYFSFPKLEGEIAPHMQFRGKEHLVWSLNNYLGLANHPEVRKADEEAAAKFGMAYPMGARMMSGNSNYHEQLEQELAEFVGKPDAFLLNYGYQGMVSIIDTLVDRNDVVVYDAESHACIVDGLRLHMGKRFVYKHNDIESARKQLERATKLVEETGGGILLITEGVFGMSGAQGKLREIVDLKKDFNFRILVDDAHGFGTMGKTGAGTHEAQDCIEGIDVYFGTFAKSMAGIGAFVASTEQITNFLRYNMRSQTFAKALPMPMVIGLLKRLELLKSKPELKDKLWEIAMTLQKGLRERGFDLGVTDSVVTPVFLKGELSDATAITYDLRENYSIFCSIVVYPVIPKGMIELRLIPTAVHTLEDVQRTLDAFSEVAEKLENGYYKENLFATV, encoded by the coding sequence TTGGATATATTTGATAAGATAGCAAAGCACATGGGGCCACTTGGCCAACACCAGAAATGGTCTCATGGGTATTTCTCATTTCCAAAATTAGAGGGAGAAATTGCACCTCACATGCAATTTCGTGGAAAAGAGCATTTGGTTTGGAGTTTAAACAACTACTTAGGCTTAGCCAATCACCCGGAAGTTAGAAAGGCAGATGAAGAAGCTGCTGCAAAATTCGGCATGGCTTATCCTATGGGAGCCCGCATGATGAGCGGTAACTCGAACTATCACGAACAGCTGGAGCAAGAGCTTGCAGAATTTGTAGGCAAACCTGATGCATTTTTATTAAACTATGGCTACCAGGGCATGGTGTCTATTATCGATACCTTGGTTGATAGGAATGATGTGGTGGTATATGATGCAGAATCACACGCCTGTATTGTAGATGGATTACGTTTGCACATGGGTAAACGTTTTGTCTACAAACATAATGATATTGAGAGTGCCCGTAAGCAGTTAGAACGTGCAACTAAACTTGTTGAAGAAACTGGCGGCGGTATTCTTCTAATTACAGAAGGTGTTTTCGGAATGAGCGGCGCTCAGGGGAAATTAAGGGAAATCGTTGATCTTAAAAAAGATTTCAATTTCCGTATCCTGGTTGATGATGCACATGGTTTCGGTACCATGGGTAAAACCGGTGCCGGTACGCATGAAGCACAAGACTGTATTGAAGGAATTGATGTTTACTTTGGGACCTTTGCCAAATCAATGGCAGGTATTGGTGCGTTCGTTGCTTCAACAGAACAAATTACCAATTTCTTGAGGTATAATATGCGTTCTCAGACTTTTGCTAAAGCATTACCTATGCCAATGGTAATTGGTTTATTAAAGCGCTTAGAATTGCTAAAAAGCAAGCCTGAGTTAAAAGATAAACTTTGGGAAATCGCAATGACCCTTCAAAAAGGATTACGTGAGCGCGGATTCGATTTAGGTGTTACCGATTCAGTAGTTACTCCGGTTTTCTTAAAAGGTGAACTTTCTGATGCCACAGCAATTACTTACGATTTACGCGAGAATTATAGCATCTTCTGCTCAATTGTAGTTTATCCGGTAATTCCAAAGGGCATGATCGAACTTCGTTTAATTCCTACAGCTGTTCACACGCTTGAAGATGTACAACGTACGCTGGATGCTTTTAGCGAAGTTGCTGAAAAATTGGAAAATGGATATTATAAAGAAAATCTTTTCGCTACCGTTTAA
- the ftsZ gene encoding cell division protein FtsZ, with protein sequence MQFEMLKDKSSIIKVIGVGGGGGNAVNHMYLSGITGVDFIICNTDAQALESSPIPNKVQLGASLTEGMGAGSIPEVGKNSAIENIDDIKAMLGSTTKMLFITAGMGGGTGTGASPIIAKAAKELDILTVAIITTPFSFEGKRRKLQADEGMEELKKYVDSYLVISNDRLREIFGNLTLGSAFGQADDILTTAAKGIAEIITVPGYINVDFKDVRTVMKDSGVAIMGSFAAEGEDRALQAVEGALASPLLKDNEIEGARYILLNISSGLREVTMDEVSIITDYIQEKAGLSADLIWGNCTDESLSDKLSVTIIATGFQTSEERVHEEKNKKKISLLTPEEAPLVRPVEPVNSFIQPKTTPSYEPVLKTKEEVSQADLFGGMFNKPEPQKVQEPESNVVRHTLIEEEPQVEEVKETGFEFEVKLAETNFVFETPVAQSAPMPQPEPEIEMPVVGLDDDKSDESMEEQLKKSKERILRLKDLSMKLRTTNGLQELENEPAYKRKQMQLQQVQHSSESQVSRFTLSNDQDGGTEIRPNNSFLHDNVD encoded by the coding sequence ATGCAGTTCGAAATGTTAAAAGATAAGTCTTCAATCATCAAGGTAATTGGTGTTGGGGGCGGTGGCGGCAACGCAGTGAACCATATGTACCTGTCTGGTATTACTGGTGTAGATTTTATTATTTGTAATACAGATGCCCAGGCATTGGAATCTAGCCCTATACCTAACAAGGTACAATTAGGCGCTAGCTTAACCGAAGGAATGGGAGCTGGCTCTATTCCTGAGGTTGGTAAAAACTCAGCTATAGAAAATATAGATGATATTAAAGCCATGTTAGGTAGTACAACCAAAATGCTTTTTATTACAGCAGGAATGGGTGGTGGTACCGGAACAGGGGCTTCTCCAATCATTGCGAAAGCAGCTAAAGAGCTTGACATTTTAACTGTGGCCATCATTACTACACCATTTTCTTTCGAAGGAAAAAGACGTAAACTGCAGGCTGATGAGGGAATGGAAGAGTTGAAAAAGTACGTAGATTCTTACCTTGTGATCTCTAACGATCGCCTGCGCGAAATCTTCGGAAACTTAACTTTGGGTTCTGCCTTTGGTCAGGCCGACGATATTTTAACCACCGCTGCAAAAGGTATTGCAGAAATCATTACAGTTCCCGGTTATATCAACGTGGATTTTAAGGATGTGCGTACTGTAATGAAAGATAGTGGCGTAGCCATTATGGGTAGTTTTGCCGCTGAGGGCGAAGACCGTGCATTACAGGCGGTTGAAGGTGCTTTGGCTTCTCCGTTGTTAAAAGATAATGAAATTGAAGGTGCCCGTTATATCTTATTGAATATCAGCTCTGGTTTGCGTGAGGTAACCATGGATGAGGTTTCTATTATTACGGACTATATTCAGGAGAAAGCTGGTTTATCAGCAGACTTAATTTGGGGTAACTGTACCGACGAATCTTTAAGCGATAAACTTTCTGTAACCATTATTGCAACAGGCTTCCAAACCTCAGAAGAACGTGTGCATGAAGAAAAAAATAAAAAGAAAATATCACTTTTAACACCAGAAGAAGCGCCGCTCGTTCGCCCTGTTGAACCAGTAAACTCTTTTATTCAGCCCAAAACAACGCCATCTTATGAGCCTGTTTTAAAAACGAAGGAAGAAGTTTCACAAGCAGATCTTTTTGGTGGTATGTTCAATAAACCGGAACCTCAAAAAGTTCAGGAACCAGAAAGTAATGTGGTTCGTCATACTTTAATTGAAGAAGAGCCTCAGGTAGAAGAAGTCAAAGAAACCGGATTCGAGTTTGAAGTTAAATTGGCAGAAACCAACTTTGTATTCGAAACACCAGTAGCTCAGTCAGCACCTATGCCACAACCTGAGCCAGAAATCGAAATGCCGGTTGTTGGATTAGACGACGACAAAAGTGACGAATCAATGGAAGAACAATTGAAAAAATCTAAAGAGCGTATTTTACGCTTGAAAGATCTGAGCATGAAATTGCGTACAACCAATGGTTTACAGGAATTGGAAAACGAACCTGCATACAAACGCAAGCAAATGCAGTTGCAACAAGTTCAGCATTCTTCTGAATCGCAGGTAAGCAGGTTTACTTTAAGTAACGACCAGGACGGTGGTACTGAAATCAGACCTAATAATTCTTTTCTGCACGATAACGTTGATTAA